The nucleotide window acatgttttacttgttgggatatcacaatatatcttatttaattaatgcatctatatacttggtaaagggtggaaggctcggccttatgcctggtgttttgttccactcttgccgccctagtttccgtcatatcggtgttatgtttccggattttgcgttccttacgcggttgggttataatgggaaccccttgatagttcgccttgattaaaacttctccagcaatgcccaacattggttttaccatttgccacctagccttttcttttcccttgggagtcgctctcctgagggtcatcattatcttaacccccccgggccagtgctcctctgagggttggtccaaccgagcgatgtctggggctaccaggggcaactctgggctggcctacccgacgtcttgctcatacggtgtgccctgagaacgagatatgtgcagctcctatcgggatttgtcggcacatctgggtggtgttgctggatttgttttaacctgtcgaagtgtcttgaagaaccgaggtaccgagtctgatcggaacgtctcgggaggaggtctattccttcgttgactgtgagagcttgtcatgggctaagttgggactcccctgcagggatttgaactttcgaaagccgtgcccgcagttatgggcagatgggaatttgttaacgtccggttgtagaaaacctgaagttgaccttattTAAAATACATCGACCGCGTGtataaccatgatggtctctttccggcggagttcgggaagtgaacacggtgttggagttatgcttgacgtaggttgttctaggatcacttcttgatcatacttttatcgaccgtgctttgccttctcttctcgctctcatttgcgtatgtttagccaccatatatgctagtcgcttgctgcagctccacctcatacctttaccttacccataagcttaaatagtcttgatcgcgagggtgcgagattgctgagtccccgtggctcacagatacttccaaaaccagcttgcaggtgccgatgagtccgtgcagatgacgcaaccaagctcaggaggagctcaatgaagatcttgtcctttgtgttgtttcgttctagttgatcagtagtggagcccagttggggtcgatcgaggaccttgtcgcatttggggttcttcttttattttggttccgtagtcggcccttgattgtatctagatgatgtaatgctttattcatgtattgtgtgaagtggcgattgtaagccaactatgtaactctttcccttatgtattacatgggttgtgtgaagattacctcacttgcgacattgctttcaatacggttatgcctctaagtcgtgcttcgacacgtgggagatatagccgcatcgagggcgtttcaACAACTCATAGCTGAACAACCATGCTCCACACCAATCGAAATTGTTGGGTCATTAAGCAAGCCACACTGCTCAACAACAACAACCCCAACAAGCCCAACCCTCGCAATGACGAACAACAACAACCCCAACAAACCCAACCCTCGCAATGACGATGACGGGGACGGGCACCATCCCGGGCGGGGcaatgccgaccagggccaacTTTTTCTCCTACCTGTTACATCTCTCCCTTGTTCTTGTTTTCTTGTTCTTCATGTTGGAGAGCAACGATCCTCAAGGCGATTGGACCAACCTAGGGTAGCCCATAGGCGGGGAGCCAACTTTTTCTCCTACCCGTTACATCTCTCCCTTGTTCTTGTTTTCTCGTTCTTCATGTTGGAGAGCAACGATCCTCGAGGCGGTTGGACCAACCTAGGGTAGCCCATAGGCGGGGTCCCTCTGGGTGGTGTAGGGTTTTGGGTCTACAAAAGCTCACCCATGTCTTGCATATCACACACCTAGCCAATGACGTATGCCGATGTTCGTCTACGAAGATGTTAGAATCGGAGAAGTctggaacccgttgagtacgctgaGCCAGGACATCAGTTGTTTTGGAAAACATGATCGATGCCAAAACATCAATTATAATTACTTTGGAAAAACCGACCGATGCCAAAACAACAATTATAATTACTTTGGAAAAACTGACCGATGCCAAAACATCAATTATATTTACTtcgaaacagagggagtattttgTTTATCATCCTATGTGATTTTACATCTTGAATGTTCTGCCTCCAATCATCTCAGCTATGATCAGTCCCAGGATAAGGATATATAGTCAAACAAACAAACATATAGCAATCTCAAATTTCATTGCCAAAAACAGCTCTACGCTTGCACCTGGGAAACACCTGGAGACAGTATACCACTCTGTTCTGTAGCGATGCCAGTACAGGAACCACTCCCGCGATTATAAGAAATGATCCCAAATGGAAAGACAACTCAAGTGTAATCAATTACACATTGATCATACAAACTAAACCATTTCAGGACACAGGGTACTCATATAGGAGGTGAATAGCAATGTGGCTTTCATAAAATGGCCACAACGGGGATTTCACGTCTGATTTGCATGAGCTGGTACCAGTCTTGTTGCCAAAGGAAAAGAGAGTGATAAGGGCAGCCAGCAACAATCAGCTGGAATCATTTCCCAGAATGAAGGCCTGTACCTCTGACCAGCTAGAAACCGTATGAAGAACTCCAGATCGCGCCTTGAAGATGGATGCTTCTTGCTTCCAGAGCCGCCTTTGCTTCTCTACCAAACCAGGAAGCAACGGAACAAAAGAAACACCAAACTGTTTGCCCACTCTCCGCAAGGTTGTGCTTGATCCAACAACAATGCCAACATCTGCTTCCAACAAGCAAAGCAAATCTCCAACTGAGTCCCCGATATAAACAGACAACGATGGTGTTATACTATCCAGGTCACTTTTGATGATTTTGAACTTCTCAACTTTGTCTAGTGGAGACTCTATCTTTCTGTTGATGTGACCAGTTGAAACAGATCCCTCAAAGGTAAACTCGTTGGAATGTATGTTTACTCCGTCAAGACAACCAACTGCATGAGGGCATGAGCACATAAAAATTACACGAGTTTTGGCTTTTGACCTTAAACATAAAAATACGAGTTTTTGGTATAAAAACACTGCAGCAGACATGTCCAGGGAACACCAACCATTGCCCCCAGAATTAAAGATAACTAGCAAACATATAAAATTGCTAATCTCGGTAGTACTGTTCGTTTTGATCAAGTTGCCAGATGAAGATCACTGTTTGTTCGAAAGAAATAAACCCAAGTTCTGTCAAATATTGGTTGACCCTTACTTGGCAGTTCCTCACAGATCAACATAATAAGTAGAAAGACCAACAACAAAACACTGGTACTTTTGCTAATTTCTGTAGTACCGTTGGTTTTGATCAAGTTGCCAGATGAAGGTCATTGTTTGTTCGAAAGAAATGAACCCCAAGTTCTGTCAAATATTGGTTGGCCCTTACTTGGCAGTCACTCACAGATCAACATAATAAGTAAAAAGACCAACAACAAAACACTGGTACTAACTAAATGATACAGTAATCATGGTAAACAGCACTCATAAAGCTATTGCTACTGTTCAAAAAAGACAAGTCCTCTTTTTGCAAGGAACAGTTCAAATGATAGTCAGTCACAAGGTCATACTGATAACAAAATAATCAATGTACACCAAGGGCAAAATTCAACTGTAAAGCAACAAGTTGTAAACATGTAGTGACCATCATCAGAAAGAAATGGAAGAAAAAATGGCCAAGGGTTTTCAGCATTACCTGATGAAAAGGCTGACCTAATAAGCTCTGCACACCAGCAGTACGAAAGAATATGGATATCTAAATTGACCTTCTCCCTTGTCTCTCCAATCTTCTTAAAGAAATTTCGACAACCATCTTGCAGAATAAGCCGCTCCCCAGCTTTTCTGATATCATCTAAGTTCATTCCCCTCAAGACACCGGAATCAATAACCCTAGAATTTGCCTGTCTCTCAAATTCTGATAGCACTTCAAGACCTTTGTATAGTTGATCGTAGTCTACTGACTTTGCTGGAATTAAACAAAAAGCAATCAAATCATCAGCTGGTTATTGCAAGCATGGTTATGCATTATTGGTAAATTGCAAATTTTCATCAGAAATTAATCAAACAGAGAGAGCATTATGCAGACCTTCTTCTGGAGGAAGTAACTTTTGTATGCATTGCTCATGCTCTTCCATGTACTGATTAGATAGCATATTCCATGAATTTCTCAGGTCTGCTGATTTTGTACGGTCAAGGACATTATCAGACCCACTCTGACTAGCCTTTTGGTGTGATAAAATCGCAATCTCCGCCAAAATGGCAGACGAATCAACAACAGTGCAtgtcaaatcaaaatcagaaaaaATCACGAGCTTGTCTTTGGGATCACGATATCTTGAAAGTGGAGCTACAACAGGTTCTTCGAGGAGCTGAGCAGAGAAAAACTCAACCTCCAATCTCATAGCTTGTTGGTAGAGCTTCCCAATAATCTCGAGCTCCTCACCAGTTAAAGAGACACTTAGTTTATCAAGCAACTCTTCTATTTGGAGTGCATTACTCTGCAGCGGAGGGGGAAACACGCATGCACTGGTTCTATTAAAGCAGGCCAGTATTACATGCAGAAGTAGGATCAATACATAAATGAATGACATG belongs to Triticum urartu cultivar G1812 chromosome 7, Tu2.1, whole genome shotgun sequence and includes:
- the LOC125518833 gene encoding bifunctional TH2 protein, mitochondrial, translating into MRLLRLRLPLPALPPSPNPTTKSFFSLSSCWPGVTRTSPTSHHKQMSTTSSSAAAVAEGSAARRFWIAASSREAAFATYTPFLLSLAAGSLRLDSFRHYLAQDAHFLHAFARAYEMAEECADDDDDKATITALRKAILRELNLHSSVLQEWGVDPTKEIPPSPATTKYTDFLLATAAGKVDGGKGSDKMATPFEKTKIAAYTVGAMTPCMRLYAYLGKELGVFLKQDENHPYKKWIDTYAATDFESNALQIEELLDKLSVSLTGEELEIIGKLYQQAMRLEVEFFSAQLLEEPVVAPLSRYRDPKDKLVIFSDFDLTCTVVDSSAILAEIAILSHQKASQSGSDNVLDRTKSADLRNSWNMLSNQYMEEHEQCIQKLLPPEEAKSVDYDQLYKGLEVLSEFERQANSRVIDSGVLRGMNLDDIRKAGERLILQDGCRNFFKKIGETREKVNLDIHILSYCWCAELIRSAFSSVGCLDGVNIHSNEFTFEGSVSTGHINRKIESPLDKVEKFKIIKSDLDSITPSLSVYIGDSVGDLLCLLEADVGIVVGSSTTLRRVGKQFGVSFVPLLPGLVEKQRRLWKQEASIFKARSGVLHTVSSWSEVQAFILGNDSS